The Nitrospirales bacterium genome includes a window with the following:
- the nqrE gene encoding NADH:ubiquinone reductase (Na(+)-transporting) subunit E yields the protein MELYVNLLIKSIFVENLALAFFLGMCTFLAVSKKIETALGLGIAVVVVQVITVPVNNLLYQWLLKEGALAWAGFPEVDLSFLGLICYIGVIAAIVQILEMLLDRYFPALYNALGIFLPLITVNCAILGGTLFMVERDYDFGESLVYGIGSGLGWALAITALAGVREKLKYSDVPEGLQGLGITFITAGLMSLGFMAFSGIQL from the coding sequence GTGGAACTGTACGTCAATTTATTGATCAAATCTATCTTCGTCGAAAATTTGGCCTTAGCCTTTTTCCTGGGAATGTGTACGTTTTTGGCCGTTTCAAAAAAGATCGAAACAGCCTTGGGGCTTGGCATTGCCGTGGTTGTGGTGCAAGTCATCACAGTTCCAGTCAATAATCTGCTGTATCAATGGCTTCTCAAAGAGGGGGCGTTGGCATGGGCTGGATTCCCTGAGGTGGATCTCAGCTTTTTAGGATTGATCTGTTATATCGGCGTGATCGCGGCCATCGTTCAAATACTGGAAATGCTGTTAGATCGGTATTTCCCCGCACTGTATAACGCCCTTGGCATCTTTCTTCCATTAATTACCGTGAATTGTGCCATTCTTGGCGGGACCCTGTTTATGGTGGAACGGGATTATGATTTCGGAGAAAGCCTGGTCTATGGGATCGGCAGTGGTCTCGGTTGGGCATTGGCGATTACGGCGCTCGCAGGAGTTCGAGAAAAACTCAAATACAGCGATGTTCCGGAAGGATTGCAGGGGCTTGGCATTACGTTTATCACGGCGGGTTTGATGTCGTTAGGGTTCATGGCGTTTTCTGGCATTCAATTGTGA
- the nqrF gene encoding NADH:ubiquinone reductase (Na(+)-transporting) subunit F, with protein sequence MIEIVLGVTLFTSIVISLVFLIIGAKSQLVPSGTVTIRINGEKDVHAPVGGKLLGALADAQLFVSSACGGGGTCAQCKVKVFEGGGSILPTETSHINKREAAEGDRLSCQVTVKQDMSIQIPEEVFGVKKWECTVRSNRNVATFIKELVLQLPEGEHVNFQAGGYIQIECPPHDLKFSDFDVEPEYREDWDGADLWRYESHVPEPVMRAYSMANYPEERSLIMLNVRIATPPFGAQTSIPPGRMSSYIFNLKPGDTVLISGPFGEFFAKETDNEMVFIGGGAGMAPMRSHIFDQLRRLHSRRKMSFWYGARSKREIFYLEDFDQLQREHDNFRWHVALSDPKDEDQWTGYTGFIHQVLYEQYLKHHPAPEDCEYYMCGPPVMNAAVMKMLEDLGVERSQIFLDDFGG encoded by the coding sequence ATGATTGAAATCGTTCTAGGTGTGACCCTGTTTACGAGCATCGTAATTTCCTTGGTGTTCCTCATCATTGGCGCAAAGTCGCAACTGGTGCCTTCTGGAACCGTCACGATTCGAATTAATGGCGAAAAAGATGTGCATGCCCCAGTGGGGGGAAAACTGCTCGGTGCGTTGGCGGATGCACAATTATTCGTATCTTCCGCCTGTGGAGGGGGAGGCACGTGTGCCCAATGCAAAGTCAAGGTCTTTGAAGGAGGCGGGTCGATTCTCCCAACCGAGACATCCCATATCAATAAGCGCGAAGCCGCCGAAGGCGACCGTTTGTCATGTCAGGTAACAGTCAAACAGGACATGTCCATTCAAATTCCCGAAGAAGTGTTTGGAGTGAAGAAGTGGGAATGTACTGTACGATCCAACCGCAATGTCGCGACGTTCATCAAAGAGCTGGTCCTCCAATTGCCTGAAGGCGAACATGTCAATTTTCAGGCTGGCGGGTATATCCAGATTGAATGTCCACCGCATGACTTGAAATTTTCCGACTTTGATGTTGAACCGGAGTACCGAGAGGATTGGGATGGTGCCGATCTTTGGCGATATGAATCTCATGTGCCGGAACCGGTGATGCGTGCGTATTCGATGGCGAATTATCCTGAAGAACGGAGCCTGATCATGCTGAATGTTCGTATCGCGACTCCGCCATTTGGCGCTCAGACTTCCATTCCTCCAGGAAGGATGTCTTCTTACATCTTTAACTTAAAGCCGGGCGATACGGTTCTTATTTCGGGACCGTTTGGTGAGTTCTTTGCCAAAGAAACCGATAATGAAATGGTGTTTATCGGCGGCGGCGCGGGCATGGCCCCGATGCGGTCACATATCTTCGATCAGTTACGCCGTCTTCATTCTCGGCGAAAAATGTCGTTTTGGTACGGTGCCCGGAGTAAGCGAGAGATCTTTTATCTGGAGGATTTTGATCAGCTCCAACGAGAACACGATAATTTTCGATGGCATGTGGCACTTTCAGACCCAAAAGACGAGGATCAATGGACCGGGTACACGGGATTTATTCATCAGGTCCTGTATGAACAGTATTTGAAACATCATCCGGCTCCTGAAGATTGTGAATATTACATGTGCGGGCCGCCGGTGATGAATGCGGCCGTCATGAAGATGCTCGAGGATCTTGGCGTCGAACGTTCGCAGATCTTTCTTGATGATTTTGGTGGGTAG
- the gmk gene encoding guanylate kinase, whose protein sequence is MSREGILFILSGSSGVGKSTLCERIIRSMPSVQLSVSYTTRPIRAGETNGREYWFVNEPEFRQLITQDAFLEWAEVYGNLYGTPRQELLKAQERGIDIILDIDVQGAKNVMQKASDCVSVFLMPPSLEVLKVRLEARGTDPPEVVEQRFQKARSEMEQHVHYDYTIKNESLDQSIKEFESIILAERVRTKRLNEAWVYDHVFKRHEQQRVS, encoded by the coding sequence GTGTCGCGTGAAGGAATATTGTTTATTCTTTCAGGGTCTTCTGGTGTAGGAAAGTCGACGCTTTGTGAGCGAATCATCCGCTCCATGCCGAGTGTGCAGCTTTCCGTCTCCTATACCACTCGTCCGATTCGTGCCGGCGAGACGAATGGACGGGAGTATTGGTTCGTGAATGAACCGGAGTTTCGTCAGCTGATTACTCAGGACGCCTTCCTTGAATGGGCTGAAGTCTATGGAAATCTGTATGGAACGCCGCGTCAAGAACTTCTGAAAGCCCAAGAGCGGGGCATTGATATTATCTTGGATATCGATGTCCAAGGCGCGAAGAATGTCATGCAAAAGGCGAGTGATTGCGTATCTGTCTTTCTAATGCCCCCGTCTCTTGAAGTGCTCAAGGTCAGGTTAGAGGCCAGGGGGACAGATCCCCCAGAGGTCGTTGAGCAAAGATTTCAAAAGGCTCGGTCAGAGATGGAACAGCATGTTCACTATGACTATACGATCAAGAACGAAAGTCTTGACCAGTCTATCAAAGAATTTGAGTCAATTATTTTAGCTGAACGTGTCCGCACTAAACGTCTGAATGAAGCGTGGGTTTATGATCATGTTTTTAAAAGGCACGAGCAACAGCGTGTGTCCTAA
- the rpoZ gene encoding DNA-directed RNA polymerase subunit omega: MIDALSLLPEHHQTQFDSRFRIVLIAAQRAKQIMRGAQTQGSHKFIKETSAALEEVLRGDVSFLMGQDAREAIRQVKGTGEREFDPALLAQTDENAQEIQKELSVYIDDSPKSPEPEAEPEAEEES, from the coding sequence ATGATTGATGCGTTATCGCTGCTTCCCGAACATCATCAAACACAGTTTGACTCTCGGTTTCGCATTGTGTTGATCGCTGCACAACGGGCGAAACAAATTATGCGCGGTGCTCAGACTCAAGGGTCTCACAAGTTTATTAAGGAGACATCCGCTGCATTGGAAGAAGTCTTGCGTGGAGATGTGAGTTTCTTGATGGGGCAGGATGCACGAGAAGCCATTAGACAGGTCAAGGGGACCGGTGAACGTGAGTTTGACCCCGCTCTCCTTGCTCAAACGGATGAAAATGCTCAAGAGATCCAAAAAGAACTCAGCGTGTATATTGACGATAGTCCGAAGTCCCCTGAGCCAGAGGCTGAGCCAGAAGCCGAGGAAGAGTCCTAG
- a CDS encoding NADH:ubiquinone reductase (Na(+)-transporting) subunit D → MTNEAQKVVTDPLLDNNPIALQVLGVCSALAVTTSLATALIMCLALTAVTACSNASISLIRAHIPSSIRIIVQMTIIASLVIVVDQLLKAYAFDASKQLSVFVGLIITNCIVLGRAEAYAMKNGPGLSFLDGIGNGLGYSVILVFVGTIRELLGAGKLLGYPVFPLVSEGGWFTPIGLMLLPPSAFFLIGLFIWGLRVWKTEQVERAEYRIHHVHRTEVL, encoded by the coding sequence ATGACGAATGAGGCTCAGAAGGTCGTCACCGATCCGTTATTGGACAATAATCCGATCGCTCTTCAAGTGTTGGGCGTGTGTTCCGCCCTTGCTGTTACGACCTCTCTCGCCACGGCTTTGATCATGTGTCTGGCGCTCACGGCTGTGACGGCTTGTTCGAATGCCTCGATCAGTCTGATCAGGGCCCATATTCCAAGCAGCATTCGAATCATCGTGCAAATGACGATTATTGCATCGCTCGTGATCGTGGTTGATCAACTCTTAAAAGCCTACGCCTTTGATGCCAGCAAGCAGCTCTCGGTGTTCGTAGGATTGATCATCACCAACTGTATTGTGTTAGGACGGGCGGAAGCCTATGCCATGAAAAATGGTCCCGGTCTCAGTTTCTTGGATGGCATAGGAAATGGCCTTGGCTATAGCGTGATTTTGGTGTTCGTGGGGACAATTCGCGAATTGTTGGGGGCTGGAAAGCTATTGGGCTACCCGGTTTTTCCGCTTGTCTCTGAAGGCGGATGGTTCACGCCCATCGGTTTGATGCTGCTGCCACCCAGCGCATTTTTCCTCATCGGCCTTTTTATCTGGGGATTACGTGTCTGGAAAACCGAACAGGTTGAGCGTGCCGAGTACCGTATTCATCACGTCCATCGAACCGAGGTGCTGTAA
- a CDS encoding Na(+)-translocating NADH-quinone reductase subunit A, whose amino-acid sequence MHFSIKKGLKIPIAGEPDQSIDEGRPVSSVALLGQDYVGIKPSMHVEVGSRVKLGQPLFSDKTNPGVVYTSPGSGMVSAINRGAKRVLQSVVIQLEGHDEETFDSFRHDELRHITREQVRANLVVSGLWTAFRTRPYSKVPPIESIPHSIFVTATDSNPLAPKPSCVVREFKDDFIQGLTLITHLTKGNVFLCKTLGDDIPTISDQHITVAEFAGPHPAGLVGTHIHFLDPVGPKKTVWHIQYQDVIAIGKLFLTGRLWTERIISLAGPVVSEPRLLRTRLGARTEDLVEGQLDPVRCRVISGPLLSGHWAIGWATFLGRYHTQITVIPEGGDRTFLGWLSPGSEKFSALNVFISSFFRHKVFRLNSLEQGSPRAIVPVGVYEDVMPLDILPTPLLRSLVVKDTDRAQALGCLELDEEDLALCSFVCPSKYNFGPFLRSCLEQIERDG is encoded by the coding sequence ATGCATTTCTCCATTAAAAAAGGGCTGAAAATTCCTATCGCTGGCGAGCCGGATCAGTCGATTGACGAGGGACGCCCCGTGAGTTCAGTGGCCCTGTTGGGGCAGGACTATGTCGGTATCAAGCCGAGCATGCACGTGGAAGTGGGCAGTCGGGTCAAACTCGGACAGCCGTTGTTTTCAGATAAGACCAACCCTGGAGTGGTCTATACCTCGCCGGGAAGCGGTATGGTTTCTGCCATTAATCGAGGTGCCAAACGTGTTCTGCAGTCTGTGGTGATTCAACTCGAAGGACATGATGAAGAAACATTCGACTCATTCCGTCATGACGAGCTCAGACATATCACACGGGAACAAGTCAGGGCGAATCTTGTGGTGTCCGGGCTGTGGACGGCGTTTCGAACGAGGCCCTATAGCAAGGTGCCGCCCATTGAGTCGATTCCGCATTCGATATTCGTGACGGCCACGGATTCGAATCCCTTGGCTCCCAAGCCCTCATGCGTCGTCAGGGAGTTCAAAGATGACTTCATTCAGGGCTTGACGCTCATCACGCATCTCACGAAGGGGAACGTATTTCTTTGTAAAACGCTTGGGGATGATATTCCCACAATATCAGATCAACACATCACAGTGGCAGAATTTGCTGGTCCTCATCCAGCGGGGCTGGTGGGCACGCACATACATTTTCTTGATCCGGTGGGACCGAAGAAAACGGTGTGGCACATTCAGTACCAAGATGTGATCGCCATCGGAAAACTCTTCCTGACTGGCCGTCTTTGGACGGAACGGATCATCTCCCTCGCAGGCCCTGTTGTTTCAGAGCCACGGCTGCTTCGGACTCGACTGGGAGCCAGAACAGAGGACCTTGTCGAAGGACAACTCGATCCCGTTCGTTGCCGCGTTATTTCAGGCCCGTTGCTCTCAGGGCATTGGGCGATCGGATGGGCCACGTTCTTGGGTCGCTATCATACCCAAATTACGGTCATTCCAGAAGGCGGCGACCGGACATTTCTGGGCTGGCTCTCGCCCGGCTCTGAAAAATTTTCAGCCTTGAACGTCTTCATTTCAAGCTTCTTCCGTCACAAGGTCTTTCGACTCAACTCACTCGAACAGGGCAGCCCTCGGGCCATTGTTCCGGTCGGGGTGTACGAGGATGTCATGCCGCTGGATATTCTTCCTACTCCACTCTTGCGTTCCCTGGTCGTGAAGGATACGGACCGCGCTCAGGCGCTCGGCTGCTTGGAATTGGACGAGGAGGATCTAGCGCTGTGTTCGTTCGTCTGCCCGAGTAAATACAACTTTGGTCCTTTCTTACGATCATGCCTGGAACAGATAGAGAGGGACGGTTAG
- a CDS encoding YicC family protein codes for MKSMTGFGKKETEWKGMVLSVELRSVNHRFCEVVPRIPRGLTGLEEDLKQIVHRRCERGRIELAVSINIKNQREKSLVLDRSAARTYYSQLTELQRDLGIKGSIDIGLIAGMRDVFTVIDQPIQEKDARPALVRLTKEALAELDKMRLQEGQVLYDDTMKRLQKIRVALKAIAKRAPDSVQEHFDRMQARVVKLLNDAPVFPDRLTQELASYADRCDITEELTRLESHITQFQKSSKSKGAIGRRLDFLLQEMGREINTIGSKANDADIALHVVDVKSELEKIREQIQNVE; via the coding sequence ATGAAAAGCATGACGGGGTTTGGCAAGAAGGAAACGGAATGGAAAGGTATGGTATTGAGTGTTGAGCTTCGATCCGTCAACCACCGGTTTTGCGAGGTTGTCCCGAGGATTCCTCGTGGTTTGACAGGTCTGGAAGAAGACCTCAAGCAAATCGTACATCGACGTTGCGAGCGAGGACGGATAGAGCTCGCAGTTTCGATCAATATAAAGAATCAACGGGAAAAATCACTCGTGCTCGATCGATCAGCCGCGCGGACGTACTACTCCCAGTTAACGGAACTTCAACGTGATCTTGGGATCAAAGGTTCTATCGATATCGGGCTGATCGCGGGAATGCGTGATGTGTTCACGGTGATCGACCAGCCGATACAAGAAAAAGACGCAAGGCCGGCACTTGTCCGTCTGACGAAAGAAGCCCTCGCTGAGTTGGACAAGATGCGATTGCAAGAAGGGCAAGTTTTGTACGATGATACGATGAAGCGCCTTCAGAAGATACGAGTTGCCTTAAAGGCCATCGCGAAACGGGCGCCTGATAGCGTTCAAGAACATTTTGATCGCATGCAGGCTCGAGTGGTCAAGCTCCTCAACGACGCGCCGGTTTTTCCAGATCGCCTCACTCAAGAGTTGGCCAGCTATGCCGATCGATGTGACATTACGGAAGAATTAACGAGGCTGGAGAGCCATATCACACAATTTCAAAAATCCAGTAAATCCAAAGGCGCGATAGGACGGCGACTCGATTTCCTTCTTCAGGAGATGGGACGGGAAATCAATACGATCGGTTCGAAGGCGAATGATGCCGATATCGCGCTGCATGTGGTTGACGTCAAAAGCGAGCTTGAAAAAATTCGTGAACAGATTCAGAATGTGGAATAA
- a CDS encoding Na(+)-translocating NADH-quinone reductase subunit C — MPNDSTAKTIIVALLLCLVCSVIVSTAAVALKPIQLKNQSLDKKRNILQVAGLYQEGRAVEDLFRQVEAKVVDLASGDYVEGMNAREYDQRKAAKDPEQNHIIPLDLDIAHIKQRAKRATVYLVKNDDRITYYILPVHGYGLWSTLYGFLVLEEDANTIHGLQFYEHAETPGLGGEVDNPNWRAKWPGKAVYNVAGIPAIEVVRGSVNSGKSEAIHQVDGLAGATLTSRGVTRLLQYWMSDQGFGPYLQKARSQRGESS, encoded by the coding sequence ATGCCGAACGATAGTACGGCCAAGACCATCATCGTGGCGCTGCTTCTCTGTTTGGTCTGTTCCGTTATCGTGTCGACGGCTGCCGTAGCCCTCAAACCCATTCAGCTCAAGAACCAAAGCCTTGATAAGAAGCGAAATATCCTACAAGTGGCTGGCCTGTACCAGGAGGGACGAGCGGTTGAAGATCTCTTTCGGCAGGTCGAGGCCAAAGTCGTGGATTTAGCATCTGGTGACTATGTCGAAGGGATGAATGCGCGCGAGTATGATCAACGAAAGGCCGCCAAAGATCCTGAACAAAACCACATCATTCCGCTCGACCTGGATATTGCCCATATTAAACAACGGGCGAAACGAGCCACGGTCTATCTAGTGAAGAATGATGACAGGATCACATATTACATTCTTCCTGTGCATGGGTATGGACTCTGGTCGACGCTGTATGGATTTCTCGTCCTGGAAGAAGATGCGAACACAATTCACGGCTTGCAATTCTATGAACATGCGGAAACCCCGGGGTTGGGAGGTGAGGTCGACAACCCGAATTGGCGAGCCAAATGGCCGGGAAAAGCCGTCTACAACGTGGCGGGCATTCCTGCGATTGAAGTCGTTCGAGGCAGCGTTAATTCGGGAAAGTCGGAGGCCATCCATCAAGTCGACGGGTTGGCGGGGGCCACGTTGACCAGTCGCGGCGTGACCCGCTTGTTGCAATACTGGATGAGTGACCAGGGGTTCGGCCCGTACTTACAGAAGGCCCGGTCTCAACGCGGAGAGTCGTCATGA
- a CDS encoding NADH:ubiquinone reductase (Na(+)-transporting) subunit B, which produces MQGLRRLLDRWQPLFQKGGPYEKYFVVYEMIDGFLFTPSTVTRSAPHVRDGADLKRVMMYVFVAVTPCIAMAMYNTGLQANLAMAQLGMQTIGGWKGAILEGLGIGYDPASITGCLWHGFLYFFPLYVVTLVSGGLWEVLFAAVRNHEVNEGFLVTSILFVLTLPPNIPLWQVAIGISFGVVLGKEVFGGTGKNFLNPALTGRAFLFFAFPAEMSGDTVWTAVDGFSGATALGLGAIGGLAAIEGAGLTWMQSFLGTVQGAMGETSTFACLLGAAFLIYTRVASWRIMAGVALGMIGTTLLFNMLGSEANPMVTLPWYWHLVLGGSAFGMVFMATDPVSASMTTVGRWIFGALIGFMTIMIRVANPAFPEGMMLAILFANIFAPLIDHMVIQANVRKRILRDT; this is translated from the coding sequence ATGCAAGGACTTCGTCGTCTCTTGGACCGATGGCAGCCTCTTTTTCAAAAAGGGGGGCCATACGAAAAATATTTTGTCGTCTACGAAATGATCGACGGCTTTCTCTTTACCCCATCGACCGTCACACGATCCGCACCGCATGTTCGAGACGGAGCCGACTTGAAACGTGTGATGATGTATGTCTTTGTGGCCGTCACGCCATGCATCGCGATGGCGATGTACAACACGGGCCTTCAAGCGAATTTGGCCATGGCCCAGTTGGGTATGCAGACCATCGGAGGGTGGAAGGGAGCGATCCTCGAGGGCTTGGGTATCGGGTATGATCCCGCAAGCATAACAGGGTGCCTCTGGCATGGGTTTCTCTATTTCTTCCCTCTATATGTCGTGACGTTAGTCTCAGGAGGATTATGGGAAGTCCTCTTTGCCGCCGTTCGAAATCACGAAGTGAATGAAGGCTTTCTGGTGACTTCGATTCTATTCGTCTTAACGCTTCCTCCCAATATTCCGTTATGGCAGGTCGCCATCGGGATTTCCTTTGGAGTGGTCTTGGGAAAAGAAGTCTTTGGTGGAACGGGCAAGAACTTCCTCAATCCCGCATTGACAGGCCGTGCGTTCTTGTTTTTTGCCTTTCCTGCCGAAATGTCAGGAGACACCGTCTGGACGGCTGTAGATGGATTTAGTGGCGCGACCGCTCTGGGGTTGGGCGCGATCGGCGGGCTGGCCGCGATCGAAGGGGCGGGATTGACATGGATGCAGTCATTCCTCGGGACTGTTCAGGGGGCTATGGGGGAAACGTCGACGTTCGCCTGTCTTCTCGGAGCCGCGTTTTTAATCTACACGCGTGTGGCATCTTGGCGCATCATGGCTGGCGTCGCGTTGGGGATGATCGGAACGACTCTGTTGTTCAATATGTTGGGGAGTGAGGCCAATCCCATGGTGACGCTTCCCTGGTATTGGCATCTTGTCCTCGGCGGTTCGGCTTTTGGCATGGTGTTCATGGCGACCGATCCTGTTTCCGCTTCGATGACGACGGTGGGCCGTTGGATTTTTGGAGCCTTGATCGGGTTCATGACGATCATGATCCGGGTGGCCAATCCGGCTTTTCCGGAAGGGATGATGCTCGCCATTTTATTCGCGAATATTTTTGCTCCACTGATTGATCATATGGTGATTCAGGCCAATGTCAGAAAACGAATCTTGCGCGACACCTGA
- the coaBC gene encoding bifunctional phosphopantothenoylcysteine decarboxylase/phosphopantothenate--cysteine ligase CoaBC, with product MSPSRLQGIRLLLGVSGSIAAYKAVSLLRTFLSQGADVSVVMTESATRFVAPLTFEALSKHPVSTDLFANHQEMQHLTLPESADIIVLAPCTANTIAKAALGLADDLLSTLLLTTQRSIVMAPAMDGEMWDHPATQGHVQTLRSRGVVVLDPEIGDLASGKVGRGRLPDEETIISAVVQALQGSKNLFGRRLLISAGPTREPLDAVRFISNGSSGKMGYALARAARAQGAEVMLVSGPTSQEAPKGIELVPVNTAEEMYRALLARFTSCDILIMAAAVGDFRPKYASEAKFKKHTWQGEPLELEPTTDILSALSAQRTHQILVGFAAETDNLLENGAEKLRKKHLDMVVVNQVGGPESAFNNETNEVCLLTRQGTHMPLSRMSKRLVAERILYELQPLLATSSTPSRPIASIPHS from the coding sequence ATGAGTCCATCCCGTCTACAAGGGATACGTCTTCTCTTGGGAGTTTCAGGAAGCATCGCAGCCTATAAGGCTGTGAGTTTACTGAGAACCTTCTTGAGCCAAGGAGCCGATGTCTCTGTCGTGATGACCGAGTCCGCTACTCGGTTTGTTGCTCCACTGACCTTCGAAGCCTTATCTAAGCATCCCGTCAGCACGGACCTTTTCGCCAATCATCAAGAAATGCAACACCTCACATTACCGGAGTCGGCCGATATCATCGTGCTCGCTCCCTGCACGGCGAATACGATCGCAAAGGCTGCACTTGGATTGGCTGATGATCTGCTGAGCACCCTGTTGCTCACCACTCAGCGTTCTATCGTCATGGCCCCAGCGATGGATGGAGAGATGTGGGACCATCCGGCAACCCAAGGACATGTGCAAACGCTGAGAAGTCGCGGCGTAGTCGTCTTGGATCCTGAAATAGGAGATTTGGCTTCGGGCAAGGTCGGACGGGGAAGACTTCCTGATGAAGAAACGATCATCAGCGCTGTCGTGCAGGCATTGCAGGGATCGAAGAATCTGTTTGGACGCCGTCTCCTGATATCTGCGGGACCGACGCGAGAACCTCTCGATGCCGTGCGGTTTATCTCGAATGGATCCTCAGGGAAGATGGGCTATGCCTTAGCTCGCGCTGCCCGCGCCCAAGGCGCAGAAGTCATGCTTGTCAGTGGGCCGACGAGTCAAGAAGCGCCGAAGGGAATTGAGCTGGTCCCTGTGAACACCGCAGAAGAAATGTACCGGGCCCTCCTCGCACGATTTACCTCATGCGATATTTTGATTATGGCGGCGGCTGTGGGAGATTTTCGGCCTAAATACGCCAGTGAAGCAAAATTTAAAAAACACACGTGGCAAGGAGAGCCGTTGGAGCTTGAACCAACAACCGATATTCTTTCTGCTCTTTCGGCTCAGCGGACCCATCAAATTCTCGTGGGGTTTGCCGCGGAGACCGACAACCTTCTGGAAAACGGCGCTGAGAAATTACGTAAGAAACATTTGGATATGGTCGTCGTCAATCAAGTTGGCGGCCCCGAATCGGCTTTTAACAACGAAACGAATGAGGTCTGTCTTCTGACACGTCAGGGAACTCACATGCCTCTTTCACGAATGTCCAAACGCCTGGTAGCGGAACGAATATTATATGAACTGCAACCACTGCTTGCCACGTCCTCCACTCCTTCCAGGCCTATCGCATCAATCCCTCATTCCTAA
- the nth gene encoding endonuclease III, whose amino-acid sequence MTASRSLGRRPSYQEKAGSRSRTRSLKVRAQQILKALEEAIPIPEVELSSSNPLELLIATILSAQCTDERVNRVTPALFSRFRSAEAFAQADPQELEALIRSTGFYKSKAKNIMACGEAVATRYDGVVPDSMEELTSLPGVGRKTANVLLGSYFKKPAIVVDTHVKRVSNRLNLTQHHDPTMIEYDLQKLLPPSQWTVGAQRLLLHGRYVCQARLPKCGICPIYELCHWSGKLSDV is encoded by the coding sequence ATGACGGCGTCTCGATCCCTTGGTCGCCGGCCATCTTACCAGGAGAAAGCCGGGAGTCGTTCACGTACAAGGTCATTGAAAGTTCGGGCGCAGCAAATTCTGAAAGCTTTAGAAGAAGCGATTCCCATCCCTGAGGTAGAGCTTTCGTCGTCTAACCCGTTAGAGCTGCTGATTGCCACTATCCTTTCGGCGCAATGCACTGATGAGCGAGTCAATCGGGTGACGCCTGCGCTTTTTTCCCGCTTTCGCTCTGCCGAGGCGTTTGCTCAGGCTGACCCTCAGGAATTGGAGGCACTGATTCGTTCAACGGGGTTCTATAAAAGCAAGGCCAAGAATATTATGGCTTGTGGCGAGGCGGTGGCGACTCGTTATGATGGCGTCGTGCCTGATTCCATGGAAGAACTGACCAGCTTGCCTGGTGTCGGTAGAAAAACGGCCAACGTGCTGCTCGGAAGTTATTTTAAAAAACCGGCCATTGTCGTGGATACGCATGTGAAACGTGTATCTAATCGTCTGAATTTGACCCAACATCATGATCCAACGATGATAGAATATGATCTTCAAAAGCTTTTGCCTCCATCGCAGTGGACCGTTGGAGCTCAGCGATTACTCTTGCATGGGCGGTATGTATGCCAAGCCAGACTACCAAAGTGCGGTATCTGCCCAATCTATGAACTGTGCCATTGGAGTGGAAAGTTGTCTGACGTATGA